From Rutidosis leptorrhynchoides isolate AG116_Rl617_1_P2 chromosome 3, CSIRO_AGI_Rlap_v1, whole genome shotgun sequence, a single genomic window includes:
- the LOC139901588 gene encoding uncharacterized protein, producing the protein MASKRKGMSEEEVENKISQTITNLIPNIVAQAIDAMRKKGGQTFKHEEEDEYKEDKTVMGDAIHVWLGRFQKQCPLSFNTASTPVEAENWITHIEKIYRVLGCEERFWVPLAVYKLEGDAQRWWIALRQAKGGIEFEDSLDWVDFMELFFRQYFSEAEKEAVIREYANIKQGNDESINDFTKRFLRLVGLIGAAVGSAEDQARKYKWAVHGRYRSKMINLKCFDVAEAADYAQNLEMERAEYLATKNDDGKNKRVKIAQPLRSRIDNGPNNNNRGQLQVYRPQGQQRGNGSGGVNANAPCETCGKNHPGRVCYRSASSCFACGEVGHLAKDCKNHKPGFVPRVPPPAPGGRVFAMTAAQAADATGIFLSLFILKIFPLSYLFPLFVLFDSGSTHSIVSVKSSKYLKVSPTWLSTPFMISTPMGSVETIDRVYQNCRLEFNDCMFPANFFPMTMHDFDIILGMDWLSHHHATIDCYSKRILFGNHSIPDCVFNGDLPVKSIKVISALKAQKLISHGCVGYLASIQNLSIESLSLENIDVVREFPDVFPDELQGLPPVREVEFSIDLISGSQPISKAPYRMAPLDLQELKEQLQELIDCGFIRPSVSPWGAPSKEEHENHLRVVLETLRSKKLYAKFYKCEFWLQRVAFLGHVVSAEGFSTIALPLTMLLRKGENFVWTEERQKSFDELKK; encoded by the exons ATGGCATCGAAAAGAAAAGGAATGTCTGAGGAAGAAGTAGAAAACAAGATTAGCCAAACTATCACGAATTTGATACCCAACATTGTAGCTCAAGCTATTGACGCGATGCGTAAGAAAGGTGGCCAGACATTTAAGCATGAAGAAGAGGATGAATATAAGGAAGATAAAACTGTAATGGGAGATGCTATTCATGTTTGGCTAGGAAGGTTTCAAAAACAATGTCCTTTGTCATTCAACACTGCTAGTACTCCTGTTGAAGCTGAGAATTGGATCACTCACATTGAGAAGATTTACCGAGTGCTTGGTTGTGAAGAGAGATTTTGGGTTCCATTGGCTGTTTATAAACTAGAGGGGGATGCTCAGCGTTGGTGGATAGCTTTGAGACAAGCGAAAGGGGGTATCGAATTTGAGGATTCATTAGATTGGGTTGATTTCATGGAGTTGTTTTTCCGTCAGTACTTTTCTGAGGCGGAGAAAGAGGCTGTGATTCGGGAGTATGCGAATATTAAGCAAGGGAATGATGAGTCTATTAATGATTTCACTAAGAGGTTTTTGAGGCTTGTGGGTTTGATTGGGGCTGCTGTCGGGTCTGCTGAGGACCAAGCCCGTAAGTACAAATGGGCTGTTCATGGGCGTTACCGCTCTAAAATGATTAATCTGAAATGTTTTGATGTCGCTGAGGCAGCCGATTATGCTCAGAATTTGGAGATGGAGCGAGCCGAGTATTTGGCTACTAAAAATGATGATGGTAAGAACAAGAGGGTTAAGATTGCACAACCACTACGATCT AGGATTGACAACGGGCCCAATAATAATAACCGTGGTCAATTACAAGTGTACCGTCCCCAAGGGCAGCAAAGGGGTAATGGAAGTGGTGGTGTTAATGCCAATGCACCGTGTGAGACTTGTGGAAAGAATCATCCGGGGAGAGTTTGTTATCGTAGTGCGAGTTCATGTTTTGCTTGTGGAGAGGTTGGTCACTTAGCTAAGGATTGCAAGAATCATAAACCTGGGTTTGTTCCGAGGGTTCCTCCGCCAGCTCCTGGTGGACGTGTCTTTGCCATGACTGCTGCTCAGGCTGCTGACGCTACAGGTATATTTCTATCCCttttcattttaaaaatatttCCTTTGAGTTATTTGTTCCCCCTCTTCGTTCTGTTTGATTCTGGCTCTACACACTCGATTGTGTCTGTTAAGAGCTCGAAATATTTGAAAGTGTCTCCAACTTGGTTGTCTACTCCATTTATGATCTCTACCCCAATGGGTAGTGTTGAAACTATAGATCGCGTGTATCAAAACTGCCGTTTGGAATTCAATGATTGCATGTTTCCTGCAAATTTCTTTCCTATGACCATGCATGACTTTGACATTATTCTTGGCATGGATTGGTTATCTCACCATCACGCGACTATCGATTGTTATTCTAAGAGGATTTTGTTTGGAAATCATTCTATACCCGATTGTGTCTTTAATGGTGATCTTCCTGTGAAATCTATTAAGGTTATCTCAGCGCTTAAGGCACAAAAGCTCATTTCACATGGTTGTGTTGGTTATTTAGCTTCGATTCAGAATTTGTCTATCGAGAGTCTTTCGCTTGAAAATATCGATGTTGTTCgagagtttcccgatgtatttcctgacgaattacAGGGTTTGCCTCCAGTTCGTGAAGTTGAATTTTCGATTGATTTGATTTCGGGTTCCCAACCGATATCAAAAGCTCCTTATCGTATGGCACCACTCGATTTGCAAGAACTCAAGGAGCAATTGCAAGAGTTGATAGATTGTGGTTTTATTCGGCCAAGTGTGTCACCTTGGGGTGCGCCG AGTAAAGAAGAGCATGAGAATCATCTTCGTGTTGTACTTGAAACCCTTCGAAGTAAGAAATTGTATGCGAAATTCTATAAATGTGAATTCTGGTTGCAACGGGTTGCCTTCTTGGGTCATGTTGTATCGGCTGAGG GTTTTTCCACGATTGCTTTGCCGCTTACCATGTTGTTGAGGAAAGGGGAAAATTTTGTGTGGACCGAGGAACGACAAAAGAGTTTCGATGAGTTAAAGAAATGA